A stretch of the Vigna radiata var. radiata cultivar VC1973A chromosome 7, Vradiata_ver6, whole genome shotgun sequence genome encodes the following:
- the LOC106768723 gene encoding probable anion transporter 6, chloroplastic isoform X2 has product MAKLALRPDNSCFISHTRRACSHTPFIRTTSFPRFHFHLSPPSNYSLRLRIVSSAQQNAKETHRVAKAKALTELQVEEVEKQHENLSGTWPPWKNLPQRYKLIGTTSLAFVICNMDKVNLSIAIIPMSHQFGWNSTTAGLVQSSFFWGYALSQLPGGWLAKIFGGGTVLEVGVLIWSVATALVPFLAGYMPGLLLSRVLVGIGEGVSPSAATDLIARSIPLEERSRAVGFVFGGLSVGSVMGLLLAPPLIQNLGWESVFYLFGLLGIAWFLGFQVLEGGEKQLNPKSLSSPDTVTNSWKTSLTELNGSLKDVPWKAFFQNRAVWAMIYAHFCGSWGHYNCLSWLPTFFSEELNLNLTEAAWVSILPPLASIFVTGLAAQLADNLISRGVETTVVRKICQSIAFLSPAICMTLSSLDLGLPPWEIVAILTGGLALSSFALSGLYCTHQDMSPEYASILLGITNTVGAVPGIVGVALTGYLLDLTHSWSVSCC; this is encoded by the exons ATGGCCAAGCTCGCGCTGAGGCCAGACAATTCCTGCTTCATTTCACATACTCGCAGAGCATGCTCACACACCCCTTTTATCAGAACGACATCGTTTCCACGTTTTCACTTCCACCTCTCACCACCTTCCAACTACTCCTTAAGGCTCCGAATAGTTTCTAGCGCTCAACAAAATGCCAAAGAAACCCATAGAGTGGCCAAGGCCAAAGCTCTCACGGAGCTTCAAGTGGAAGAGGTGGAGAAGCAGCACGAGAACTTGTCTGGGACCTGGCCACCTTGGAAGAATCTTCCCCAAAGATACAAGCTCATTGGCACCACATCTCTCGCCTTCGTTATTTGTAACATGGATAAG GTGAACTTGAGTATTGCCATAATTCCAATGTCTCATCAATTTGGGTGGAACTCGACAACGGCTGGATTGGTTCAGTCCTCCTTCTTCTGGGGCTATGCATTGAGTCAATTGCCTGGGGGTTGGCTAGCCAAAATTTTTGGTGGCGG aaCTGTTCTTGAGGTTGGAGTATTGATATGGTCAGTTGCTACCGCTCTTGTTCCTTTTCTTGCTGGATATATGCCTGGCTTACTTTTGTCAAGGGTTTTG GTTGGGATAGGGGAAGGTGTTTCACCATCTGCTGCTACGGATCTTATTGCCAG GTCAATACCATTGGAAGAACGTTCACGGGCAGTAGGATTTGTTTTCGGAGGTTTGAGTGTTGGAAGTGTTATGGG GCTTCTTTTGGCTCCTCCTCTTATCCAAAATCTTGGTTGGGAAtcagtattttatttatttggtctCTTGGGGATTGCTTG GTTTTTGGGGTTTCAAGTTCTTGAAGGAggtgaaaaacaattaaatccAAAATCTCTTTCAT CCCCAGACACGGTGACAAACTCATGGAAAACTTCTCTGACCGAATTGAATGGCTCTTTGAAG GATGTACCTTGGAAGGCTTTTTTCCAAAATCGTGCTGTGTGGGCTATGATATATGCTCATTTCTGTGGTAGTTGGGGTCACTATAACTGTCTATCATGGCTTCCCACATTTTTTAG TGAGGAGCTGAATCTAAATCTGACTGAAGCTGCATGG GTGTCTATACTTCCTCCATTGGCTTCAATATTTGTGACTGGTCTTGCAGCTCAATTAGCTGACAACTTGATTTCAAGAGGAGTTGAAACCACTGTG gTTCGAAAGATCTGCCAATCTATTGCATTTTTGTCCCCTGCAATCTGCATGACTCTTTCCTCACTGGATCTAGGGTTACCGCCTTGGGAGATTGTGGCAATTCTCACAGGTGGTTTGGCTCTCTCAAGCTTTGCCTTATCAG GACTATATTGTACTCACCAAGACATGTCACCCGAATATGCAAGTATACTTCTG GGTATAACCAATACTGTTGGGGCTGTTCCTGGAATTGTGGGTGTAGCCCTCACTGGTTATCTTCTTGACTTAACTCATTCATGGAGCGTAAGTTGCTGCTAA
- the LOC106768723 gene encoding probable anion transporter 6, chloroplastic isoform X1 codes for MAKLALRPDNSCFISHTRRACSHTPFIRTTSFPRFHFHLSPPSNYSLRLRIVSSAQQNAKETHRVAKAKALTELQVEEVEKQHENLSGTWPPWKNLPQRYKLIGTTSLAFVICNMDKVNLSIAIIPMSHQFGWNSTTAGLVQSSFFWGYALSQLPGGWLAKIFGGGTVLEVGVLIWSVATALVPFLAGYMPGLLLSRVLVGIGEGVSPSAATDLIARSIPLEERSRAVGFVFGGLSVGSVMGLLLAPPLIQNLGWESVFYLFGLLGIAWFLGFQVLEGGEKQLNPKSLSSPDTVTNSWKTSLTELNGSLKDVPWKAFFQNRAVWAMIYAHFCGSWGHYNCLSWLPTFFSEELNLNLTEAAWVSILPPLASIFVTGLAAQLADNLISRGVETTVVRKICQSIAFLSPAICMTLSSLDLGLPPWEIVAILTGGLALSSFALSGLYCTHQDMSPEYASILLGITNTVGAVPGIVGVALTGYLLDLTHSWSISLFAPSIFFYMTGTMVWLVFASSKPQSFSEHN; via the exons ATGGCCAAGCTCGCGCTGAGGCCAGACAATTCCTGCTTCATTTCACATACTCGCAGAGCATGCTCACACACCCCTTTTATCAGAACGACATCGTTTCCACGTTTTCACTTCCACCTCTCACCACCTTCCAACTACTCCTTAAGGCTCCGAATAGTTTCTAGCGCTCAACAAAATGCCAAAGAAACCCATAGAGTGGCCAAGGCCAAAGCTCTCACGGAGCTTCAAGTGGAAGAGGTGGAGAAGCAGCACGAGAACTTGTCTGGGACCTGGCCACCTTGGAAGAATCTTCCCCAAAGATACAAGCTCATTGGCACCACATCTCTCGCCTTCGTTATTTGTAACATGGATAAG GTGAACTTGAGTATTGCCATAATTCCAATGTCTCATCAATTTGGGTGGAACTCGACAACGGCTGGATTGGTTCAGTCCTCCTTCTTCTGGGGCTATGCATTGAGTCAATTGCCTGGGGGTTGGCTAGCCAAAATTTTTGGTGGCGG aaCTGTTCTTGAGGTTGGAGTATTGATATGGTCAGTTGCTACCGCTCTTGTTCCTTTTCTTGCTGGATATATGCCTGGCTTACTTTTGTCAAGGGTTTTG GTTGGGATAGGGGAAGGTGTTTCACCATCTGCTGCTACGGATCTTATTGCCAG GTCAATACCATTGGAAGAACGTTCACGGGCAGTAGGATTTGTTTTCGGAGGTTTGAGTGTTGGAAGTGTTATGGG GCTTCTTTTGGCTCCTCCTCTTATCCAAAATCTTGGTTGGGAAtcagtattttatttatttggtctCTTGGGGATTGCTTG GTTTTTGGGGTTTCAAGTTCTTGAAGGAggtgaaaaacaattaaatccAAAATCTCTTTCAT CCCCAGACACGGTGACAAACTCATGGAAAACTTCTCTGACCGAATTGAATGGCTCTTTGAAG GATGTACCTTGGAAGGCTTTTTTCCAAAATCGTGCTGTGTGGGCTATGATATATGCTCATTTCTGTGGTAGTTGGGGTCACTATAACTGTCTATCATGGCTTCCCACATTTTTTAG TGAGGAGCTGAATCTAAATCTGACTGAAGCTGCATGG GTGTCTATACTTCCTCCATTGGCTTCAATATTTGTGACTGGTCTTGCAGCTCAATTAGCTGACAACTTGATTTCAAGAGGAGTTGAAACCACTGTG gTTCGAAAGATCTGCCAATCTATTGCATTTTTGTCCCCTGCAATCTGCATGACTCTTTCCTCACTGGATCTAGGGTTACCGCCTTGGGAGATTGTGGCAATTCTCACAGGTGGTTTGGCTCTCTCAAGCTTTGCCTTATCAG GACTATATTGTACTCACCAAGACATGTCACCCGAATATGCAAGTATACTTCTG GGTATAACCAATACTGTTGGGGCTGTTCCTGGAATTGTGGGTGTAGCCCTCACTGGTTATCTTCTTGACTTAACTCATTCATGGAGC ATTTCACTATTTGCACCATCAATCTTCTTCTATATGACTGGTACCATGGTATGGTTGGTGTTCGCCAGCAGTAAGCCTCAAAGTTTTTCTGAGCATAACTGA
- the LOC106765702 gene encoding heparanase-like protein 3, which yields MGCQIRLLGLCLWMYLASLSLISVGAMCARVGEVEKGIILVHGKCAIGSIDDDFVCATLDWWPPQKCDYGKCSWGHASLLNLDLNNKILLNAVKAFSSLKIRIGGTLQDKVIYGTEDNREPCTPFVLNANEMFGFTRGCLPMNRWDELNRFFQKAGAKVIFGLNELAGKSIKSGFAVGPWNYTNAESLIRYTVRKKYHIHGWELGNELCGHGIGVSVAADQYASDVAALRNIVQNEYRGIEPKPLVIAPGGFFDADWFKEFISKSGKSADVVTHHIYNLGPGVDDHLIESILNPSHLDGEADTFRSLKGILQNSTNKVKSWVGEAGGAYNSGHHLVSDAFVFSFWYLDQLGMSAVYDTRTYCRQSLIGGNYGLLNTSTFMPNPDYYSALLWHRLMGRRVLLTTFYGTKKIRTYAHCAKESKGVTILVLNLDNSTTVEVNVDLKFNKLPHSGVHEPARREYHLTAPERNLHSQIMLLNGKILRVNSAGEIPPLEPIYVDSTKPITVGPLSIVFAHIPNVILAACS from the exons ATGGGTTGTCAGATAAGGCTTCTGGGTCTGTGTCTATGGATGTACTTGGCAAGCTTAAGCTTGATTTCAGTGGGCGCTATGTGTGCAAGAGTAGGTGAAGTTGAGAAAGGGATTATTTTAGTTCATGGGAAATGTGCTATTGGAAGCATTGATGAtgattttgtgtgtgcaactctAGATTGGTGGCCTCCTCAGAAATGTGACTATGGAAAATGTAGTTGGGGGCATGCTTCTCTGCTTAATCTG GacctcaacaacaaaattttgttaaatgcAGTAAAAG CCTTTTCATCCTTGAAAATTAGAATAGGTGGCACTTTGCAAGACAAGGTCATATACGGAACTGAAGATAATCGAGAACCCTGTACTCCTTTTGTTTTGAATGCTAATGAAATGTTTGGTTTCACTCGAGGGTGCTTACCGATGAACAGGTGGGATGAGCTAAACCGCTTTTTCCAGAAAGCAGG GGCCAAGGTTATCTTTGGACTAAATGAGCTCGCTGGAAAATCTATAAAGTCTGGTTTTGCTGTTGGACCTTGGAACTACACCAATGCTGAATCTTTAATACGATACACTGTCAGAAAGAAGTACCACATTCATGGTTGGGAACTTG GGAATGAATTGTGTGGACATGGAATTGGGGTAAGTGTTGCAGCAGATCAATATGCTTCTGATGTAGCTGCTCTAAGAAATATAGTTCAGAATGAATATAGAGGGATTGAACCAAAGCCACTAGTTATTGCTCCTGGAGGCTTCTTTGACGCAGATTGGTTTAAGGAATTTATAAGCAAGTCTGGTAAATCTGCAGATGTGGTCACCCACCACATTTATAATCTTGGGCCAG GAGTTGATGACCACTTAATTGAAAGCATTCTTAACCCTTCCCATCTGGATGGAGAGGCTGACACATTCAGAAGTCTCAAAGGTATACTTCAAAATTCAACAAACAAGGTAAAATCATGGGTTGGTGAGGCAGGAGGGGCCTATAATAGTGGCCATCATCTTGTGTCTGATGCATTTGTCTTCAGTTTCTG GTATTTAGACCAGCTTGGCATGTCAGCTGTTTATGACACCAGAACATACTGCAGACAAAGTTTGATAGGAGGAAACTATGGTTTACTGAATACTAGTACTTTCATGCCAAATCCAGACTATTATAG TGCACTTCTTTGGCACCGACTCATGGGAAGGCGTGTCCTTTTAACCACCTTCTATGGTACAAAGAAGATAAGAACTTATGCACACTGTGCAAAGGAATCC AAAGGGGTGACAATACTAGTGCTCAACTTGGACAACAGCACCACAGTTGAAGTGAACGTGGACTTAAAATTTAACAAGTTACCTCACAGTGGAGTGCATGAACCAGCCAGAAGAGAGTACCATTTAACAGCACCAGAGAGGAATTTACATAGCCAAATCATGTTGCTAAATGGAAAAATTTTACGTGTAAACTCAGCTGGTGAAATTCCTCCTTTGGAGCCTATATATGTAGACTCAACAAAGCCAATAACAGTTGGCCCTCTATCTATTGTATTTGCTCATATACCAAACGTTATTCTTGCAGCATGCAGCTAG
- the LOC106765745 gene encoding uncharacterized protein LOC106765745 has product MEKSGKKVLLTSNGDEVSQGIVFHLAKQGCRLVLLGDESCLRSIAHRIMDSLSISDKGTVQVVELNMEDQSESVFQHSVDQACQILGKLDAFVNCYSYEGKMQEHIELAESEFKKIVKINFMAAWFLLKAVGRRMRDFNAGGSIVFLTSILGAERGLYPGAAAYASVLAGVQQLVRASALEIGKYQIRVNAIARGLHLQDEFPLSVGRERAEKLVKEAAPLERWLDVKNDLASTVIYLISDGSCYMTGTTIYVDGAQSITRPRMRSFM; this is encoded by the exons atggaaaagtcAGGGAAGAAAGTGCTACTGACCTCAAATGGCGACGAAGTTTCGCAGGGCATCGTTTTCCATTTAGCTAAGCAAGGGTGCAG GTTGGTTTTGCTGGGAGATGAGAGTTGCCTGCGGAGCATCGCGCACAGAATCATGGATTCCCTCTCCATATCTGACAAAGGCACTGTGCAGGTCGTTGAATTGAACATGGAAGACCAGAGCGAATCGGTTTTCCAACACTCTGTTGATCAGGCATGCCAGATTTTGGGGAAATTGGATGCTTTTGTCAACTGTTACAGCTACGAAG GAAAAATGCAAGAGCATATTGAGTTAGCTGAGAGTGAGTTTAAGAAAATAGTGAAGATAAATTTTATGGCTGCTTGGTTCTTGTTAAAAGCTGTTGGCCGAAGGATGCGGGATTTCAACGCCGGGGGCTCCATCGTCTTTTTAACCTCCATACTTGGCGCTGAAAGGGGGTTGTATCCGGGAGCTGCTGCATATGCCTCTGTCTTGGCAGGAGTGCAGCAATTAGTGAGG GCTTCGGCTTTGGAGATAGGGAAGTACCAGATCAGAGTTAATGCCATTGCCCGAGGCCTGCACCTGCAAGATGAATTTCCATTATCCGTGGGAAGGGAAAGAGCAGAGAAATTGGTGAAGGAGGCTGCACCGCTTGAGAGATGGCTTGATGTTAAGAATGATCTGGCGTCTACTGTCATTTATCTAATCAGTGATGGATCATGCTACATGACTGGAACAACCATATACGTCGATGGGGCACAGTCTATAACCAGGCCTCGCATGCGCTCCTTTATGTGA
- the LOC106768512 gene encoding phosphopantothenoylcysteine decarboxylase subunit VHS3, with the protein MEVQSVIFEHALGEALVVHTLLTTVKSLFTFLFMNGSLLTAVDNLVSPIDGRFPFDQLCKRKHTCEENKDGSDTDDDDEEDEDDINDGEDDDNDEDFSADEGGEEDDSDDDPEANFGGEKDDKDDDDDDDDEDENDEEDEDDDDEKEEEEEESPQPPSKKRK; encoded by the exons ATGGAGGTTCAGTCTGTTATCTTTGAGCACGCGTTGGGGGAGGCTTTGGTGGTTCACACCCTTCTTACCACTGTCAAATCCCTGTTCACGTTTCTCTTCATG AATGGATCTCTTCTTACAGCTGTGGATAACTTAGTGTCACCAATTGATGGAAG GTTTCCCTTTGACCAACTATGCAAGAGAAAACATACCTGTGAAGAAAATAAGGATGGTAGCGATACTGATGATGATGACGAGGAAGACGAGGATGACATTAAtgatggagaagatgatgaCAACGACGAGGATTTCTCTGCTGATGAAGGCGGGGAGgaagatgattctgatgatgatcCCGAGGCCAATTTTGGAGGTGAAAAAGATGACAAGGACGATGATGACGACGACGATGACGAAGAcgaaaatgatgaagaagatgaagatgatgatgatgagaaagaagaagaggaggaggagtcTCCTCAACCACCTAGTAAGAAGAGGAAATGA
- the LOC106768510 gene encoding triphosphate tunel metalloenzyme 3, whose amino-acid sequence MEVEVKLRLADANAHRRVTSLLSPFHVVTHRQKNLFFDGAASELSERRAVLRLRFYGDDERCVVSLKARAVLVDGVSRVEEDEEDLDPRVGRECVAEPGKLGSVESRVLRRVKEEFGTEKGFIGLGGFGNVRNVYDWKGLKLEVDETKFDSGILYEIECESVDPEGAKRLLEEFLKENDIDYSYSTASKFAIFRSGKLP is encoded by the coding sequence ATGGAGGTCGAAGTGAAGCTGCGCCTCGCAGACGCCAACGCCCACCGACGTGTCACCAGCTTGCTCTCCCCCTTCCACGTCGTCACCCACCGCCAGAAAAATCTCTTCTTCGACGGCGCTGCGTCCGAGCTCTCCGAGCGCCGCGCTGTGCTGCGCTTGCGCTTCTACGGTGACGACGAGCGGTGCGTCGTTTCGCTGAAGGCGCGAGCGGTGCTGGTGGACGGCGTCAGTCGAGTGGAGGAGGACGAGGAGGATCTGGACCCGCGGGTCGGGCGCGAATGCGTTGCAGAGCCTGGGAAGTTGGGATCGGTGGAATCTAGGGTTTTGCGGAGGGTGAAGGAGGAGTTTGGAACTGAAAAGGGGTTTATAGGATTGGGAGGGTTTGGGAACGTGAGGAATGTGTATGATTGGAAGGGATTGAAATTGGAGGTGGAtgaaactaagtttgactctggGATTCTCTATGAGATCGAATGTGAGAGTGTTGATCCCGAAGGAGCTAAACGGCTCCTTGAGGAGTTCTTGAAGGAGAATGACATTGATTATTCTTACTCTACAGCCTCCAAATTTGCCATCTTTCGATCTGGAAAACTGCCTTAG